A stretch of the Nakaseomyces glabratus chromosome L, complete sequence genome encodes the following:
- a CDS encoding GATA-type transcription factor (CAGL0L06776g~Has domain(s) with predicted DNA binding transcription factor activity, sequence-specific DNA binding, zinc ion binding activity and role in regulation of transcription, DNA-templated) encodes MRIINEVTHTPVQELREEIGLQTNKIKVKLQNPSDIPRVFIKKRIAGKLNPSVLNNNERIVLVSGPPDMMNSEIQDRSYLTQKYSEYKPPNNSRANVPQYFTGQNRAAEQFQRSAPIGAASEIPYQPPSHPYDHEIDLNNTLPAYYESFRGNQHGPKPSWGTDSLLSSPTEKSDEQYFNDDISETRINTSDIKSVGEDVSNRLKSLVSRLERYGIENNSGNIYGTNNQNLRYETIKIELIETIRKVKELQQELVKIFDNNTNLKYSTTGHEDSYKSTKRRRSGLVTTLNDTEIDSAPNKFEPNNLEGKGQFHSSGGAYKNSLNDYKFPPGNTANSGAFFRANGDGSINTYKARPSNIRSMSSYPLIRSPYGKILQKNTMIPAIHSRQDPYNRRVLLQPPYFHRPNLSDPSGIRPQSMHRSTLPTLPFPRNQSIDETFYQSRNLPEPSGFIPQTYLGKPLPRCTHNQYQDNVYQQINIIENRSTSNEIKSMGETKIGSSRVSNEIGPLAQRYMAKNNDDSDSYQQRALDSKPPQQNQSRDILSTEYSNFTYEGTDVVDNIDKGNGRKAYIQKRKKSVYSRDLNAKTFNLPRLGSPNLTRDTSTKISVGLQGSETEGEDSRTDISKAENPNSKKQENLVSHQDHISHVEQCADNATDKPSKNERSQYKSKVTSRENRVTKKDQSAADAKIQSKCDKSSIRTTGKVTKPSKENLTKRRQYEAKSNTTSSSSEKVTVEITLRCHHCGESDTPEWRRGPYGSRTLCNACGLFYRKLTKKFTVPYGNLYMRYRRIQAPLDRRVPLVLDVPTDIVREFDLDQNIDSNYFTIGSDT; translated from the coding sequence ATGAGAATTATTAATGAAGTAACGCATACACCGGTGCAAGAGCTTCGAGAGGAAATTGGTTTGcaaacaaataaaatcaaagtcAAATTGCAGAACCCCAGCGATATTCCTAGAGTCTTTATAAAAAAACGAATAGCGGGAAAGCTGAATCCTTCTGTATTGAACAACAATGAAAGAATTGTATTAGTTTCGGGACCACCAGATATGATGAACAGTGAGATTCAAGACAGGTCCTACTTAACCCAGAAATACAGTGAATATAAACCTCCTAATAACTCACGTGCAAACGTACCACAGTATTTCACTGGACAAAATAGAGCCGCAGAACAATTTCAACGTTCGGCGCCTATTGGAGCTGCCAGTGAAATTCCTTACCAACCACCCTCACATCCCTATGATCATGAAATTGATCTTAATAATACATTACCTGCTTATTATGAATCATTTAGAGGGAATCAGCATGGTCCAAAACCATCTTGGGGTACAGATTCTTTATTGTCAAGTCCCACAGAGAAAAGTGATGAACAGTATTTCAATGATGACATTTCTGAAACTAGAATCAATACATCAGACATTAAATCAGTAGGAGAGGATGTTAGTAATAGACTTAAGAGCTTAGTATCCAGATTGGAGAGGTATGgtattgaaaataattctGGGAATATTTATGGGACCAATAACCAAAATTTAAGATATGAGACgataaaaatagaattgatAGAAACAATAAGAAAGGTTAAAGAGCTGCAACAAGAACTGgtcaaaatttttgataataatacgaatttgaaatattcaaCAACTGGTCATGAGGATAGCTATAAATCCACAAAAAGAAGGCGTTCAGGACTAGTTACGACCTTAAATGACACCGAAATTGATAGCGCACCAAATAAATTTGAACCAAATAATTTGGAAGGTAAAGGTCAATTTCATAGTAGTGGTGGAGCTTATAAAAATAGTTTGAATGACTATAAGTTTCCACCTGGAAATACAGCAAATAGTGGTGCTTTTTTCAGGGCTAACGGAGATGGATCAATAAACACATATAAAGCCAGACCTTCTAATATACGTTCAATGTCATCATACCCACTAATACGATCTCCTTATGGAAAGatactacaaaaaaatacaatgatTCCTGCAATACACTCTAGACAAGATCCATATAACAGGAGGGTTTTACTACAACCTCCCTATTTTCACAGACCAAATTTATCGGACCCAAGTGGAATAAGACCTCAGTCGATGCATCGCTCGACATTACCCACATTACCATTTCCTCGTAACCAATCCATCGATGAAACTTTTTATCAAAGCCGCAATTTACCTGAGCCATCCGGTTTCATTCCACAAACATATCTCGGTAAGCCTTTGCCAAGGTGCACACATAATCAATATCAAGATAATGTTTATCAgcaaataaatattattgagAATAGAAGTACTAGTAATGAAATTAAGAGTATGGGAGAAACTAAGATAGGAAGCTCTAGAGTTTCAAACGAAATAGGGCCTCTAGCACAAAGATACATGGCCAAGAATAATGATGACTCAGATTCTTATCAGCAACGAGCATTAGATTCTAAGCCGCCTCAACAAAACCAATCTAGAGATATCCTAAGCACagaatattcaaattttaCTTATGAAGGAACTGACGTAGTTGACAATATCGATAAAGGAAATGGTCGAAAAGCTTATAttcaaaagagaaagaagtcCGTATACTCAAGAGATCTAAATGCCAAGACTTTTAATTTACCAAGGCTTGGCTCACCCAATCTTACTCGAGACACATCCACTAAAATTAGCGTAGGATTGCAAGGTTCAGAGACAGAAGGTGAAGATTCTCGTACAGATATATCTAAGGCAGAAAATCCGAACAGCAAAAAGCAAGAAAATCTAGTTTCTCACCAAGATCACATCTCGCATGTCGAACAATGTGCTGATAATGCGACTGATAAGCCATCCAAGAATGAACGATCCCAATACAAAAGTAAGGTAACCAGTAGAGAAAATCGGGTGACAAAGAAGGACCAGAGCGCTGCTGATGCAAAAATCCAATCAAAATGCGATAAATCCTCTATAAGAACGACCGGAAAAGTAACAAAACCAAGTAAAGaaaatttgacaaaaagGAGGCAATATGAAGCCAAGTCAAACACAACATCTTCCTCCAGTGAAAAAGTTACAGTAGAAATCACTTTAAGATGCCATCACTGTGGAGAATCAGACACACCAGAGTGGAGAAGAGGACCCTATGGCAGTAGAACGCTGTGTAACGCTTGTGGCTTATTTTACAGAAAATTAACCAAGAAATTCACTGTCCCATACGGAAACCTGTACATGAGATACAGAAGGATCCAAGCACCCTTAGACCGCCGGGTACCACTTGTTCTAGATGTCCCCACAGATATAGTCAGAGAATTTGATTTGGACCAGAACATCGACTCCAACTATTTTACTATTGGATCAGATACCTAG
- the MDH3 gene encoding malate dehydrogenase MDH3 (CAGL0L06798g~Ortholog(s) have L-malate dehydrogenase activity, mRNA binding activity, role in NADH regeneration, fatty acid beta-oxidation and peroxisomal importomer complex, peroxisomal matrix localization), whose protein sequence is MVKVAVLGASGGVGQPLSLLLKLNTMISELALYDIKLAEGVATDLSHINTNADCVGYSTDDIGQALKGAAVVVIPAGVPRRPGITRDDLFKLNAGIVKNLVSNVAKHCPNARLLIISNPVNSLIPVAVETLKRCGVFQAGNVMGVTTLDLVRAETFLAEYLNTHEAKEIGGIAGERTYDKSKMYKYVGVIGGHSGETIVPLVFNHMMTRTLEKTNKYDEFINRVQYGGDEVVKAKAKDGSGSATLSMALAGSKFVNEVLQSVHRRDEHRKRVNRTSDRKNVTISSTYVYLPGLSNGKEVQEKLKNLAGIRDASVRCEYFALPVVLEDGRVTRVDKSILDSISPKEKEMVKIAIQELEKNVNKGKDFVSGQTKL, encoded by the coding sequence ATGGTAAAAGTTGCAGTTCTGGGCGCATCTGGTGGTGTCGGGCAGCCATTGTCGCTGTTGTTGAAGTTGAACACAATGATATCTGAGCTGGCTCTCTATGATATCAAGCTCGCTGAGGGTGTTGCTACTGATCTTTCGCATATCAACACCAATGCTGATTGTGTTGGGTACAGTACGGATGACATAGGCCAGGCGTTGAAAGGTGCTGCCGTGGTGGTTATCCCAGCCGGTGTTCCTAGACGTCCAGGGATCACTAGAGATGACCTGTTCAAGTTGAATGCTGGTATTGTGAAGAACCTTGTCTCCAATGTTGCCAAGCATTGTCCAAATGCCAGGTTACTGATCATCTCCAACCCAGTAAACAGTCTGATCCCTGTTGCCGTGGAGACCCTGAAGAGATGTGGGGTATTCCAAGCAGGCAACGTCATGGGTGTCACTACCCTGGACCTTGTACGTGCGGAGACGTTCCTTGCAGAGTACCTGAACACGCACGAGGCCAAGGAAATTGGCGGTATTGCAGGTGAGAGGACTTATGACAAGAGCAAGATGTACAAATATGTAGGTGTCATCGGTGGTCATTCTGGAGAGACCATTGTCCCCTTGGTTTTCAACCACATGATGACCAGGACACTGGAAAAGACCAACAAATACGACGAGTTCATCAACAGGGTCCAGTACGGTGGTGACGAAGTTGTGAAGGCCAAGGCCAAAGACGGCAGCGGATCCGCAACATTGAGCATGGCCCTTGCGGGTTCCAAGTTTGTCAATGAGGTCCTACAGAGCGTCCACCGCCGTGACGAGCACCGCAAGCGTGTGAACCGCACCAGCGACCGCAAGAACGTCACCATCTCGTCCACATACGTCTATCTACCGGGACTGTCCAACGGTAAGGAAGTACAGGAGAAACTGAAGAACTTGGCCGGCATAAGGGACGCCAGCGTGCGTTGTGAGTACTTTGCACTACCCGTAGTGCTAGAGGACGGCCGTGTGACGCGCGTGGACAAGAGCATCCTAGACAGCATCTCGCCAAAGGAGAAAGAGATGGTCAAGATCGCCATCCAAGAGCTAGAGAAGAACGTGAACAAAGGAAAGGACTTCGTGTCCGGGCAAACCAAGTTATGA
- the MRK1 gene encoding putative serine/threonine protein kinase MRK1 (CAGL0L06820g~Ortholog(s) have protein serine/threonine kinase activity and role in cellular response to heat, cellular response to salt stress, protein phosphorylation, regulation of protein catabolic process) — MNIEKLTGPEIVKKQVYYGHEVVNGAAKSSEPITISFPATEVVGHGSFGVVFTTVIQETNEKVAIKKVLQDKRFKNRELEIMKMLQHRNIIDLKYYFYEIDEREDVFLNLILDYMPQSLYQRLRHFVHQRTPMPRLEIKIYMYQLFKALNYLHHTANVCHRDIKPQNLLVDPNSWCLRLCDFGSAKQLKPTEPNVSYICSRYYRAPELIFGATNYTNQIDIWSSGCVMAELLLGQPMFPGESGIDQLVEIIKILGTPTKQEICVMNPNYMEHKFPQIKPIPLAKVFKKEDEVTVDFLSNTFKYDPTQRYHSLQCLCTPYFDEIRFGDGKIREIIKDLKLLEFDEQMELAHLGPDERGAVKQKLHIQ; from the coding sequence ATGAATATCGAGAAGCTTACTGGGCCCGAGATTGTCAAGAAGCAGGTGTACTATGGGCACGAGGTTGTTAATGGTGCCGCCAAGAGCAGCGAGCCGATTACGATATCGTTTCCGGCAACCGAGGTGGTGGGCCACGGGTCGTTTGGTGTAGTGTTCACTACTGTGATACAGGAGACCAATGAGAAAGTTGCGATAAAGAAAGTTCTCCAGGACAAGCGGTTCAAGAACAGAGAACTGGAGATCATGAAGATGCTGCAGCACAGGAACATCATCGACCTCAAATACTACTTCTACGAAATAGACGAGAGAGAGGACGTTTTCCTCAACTTGATACTCGATTACATGCCCCAATCCCTCTACCAGAGGCTGCGCCACTTTGTGCATCAGCGGACACCAATGCCCAGATTAGAGATAAAAATCTACATGTACCAGCTCTTTAAAGCACTAAACTACTTGCATCATACAGCTAACGTATGCCACAGAGATATAAAACCACAGAACCTGCTGGTAGACCCGAACTCCTGGTGTTTGCGACTATGTGATTTTGGTAGCGCCAAGCAGTTGAAACCTACAGAGCCGAACGTATCGTACATCTGCTCGAGATACTACAGAGCGCCAGAACTGATATTCGGAGCCACTAACTACACAAATCAAATAGATATATGGTCAAGCGGTTGCGTGATGGCGGAATTGCTCTTGGGTCAACCGATGTTCCCAGGTGAGAGCGGCATTGACCAACTAGTAGAGATTATTAAAATCTTGGGTACCCCTACgaaacaagaaatttgCGTGATGAACCCTAATTACATGGAACACAAGTTCCCTCAAATCAAACCAATCCCATTAGCTAAAGtcttcaagaaagaagacGAAGTAACGGTGGATTTCCTATCGAATACTTTCAAGTATGACCCTACTCAAAGATACCACTCTTTACAATGTTTATGCACTCCGTACTTCGATGAAATTAGATTTGGCGACGGAAAGATAagagaaataataaaagatCTGAAACTACTAGAGTTTGATGAACAGATGGAACTAGCACATCTTGGTCCCGACGAAAGAGGAGCGGTAAAGCAAAAGTTACATATACAGTAA